In a single window of the Raphanus sativus cultivar WK10039 chromosome 9, ASM80110v3, whole genome shotgun sequence genome:
- the LOC108825449 gene encoding cytochrome P450 94B1, producing the protein MEILITSFFLFLILGLILIFSFSTKALEKTHTISSSKPTSYPLIGSILSFNKNRHRLLQWYTDLLRLSPSQTITIDLLFNRRTIVTANPENVEHILKTNFSNFPKGKPFTELLGDLLGGGIFNSDGEQWSSQRKLASHEFTMRSLREFTFEILREEVENRLVPVLSSAANYDGGGTVDLQEILKRFAFDVVCKVSLGWDPDCLDLTRPVPALVEAFDVAAAISARRATEPVNAVWKLKRLLNVGSERRLREAIKTVHVSVSEIIRAKKKSLAIGGDVSDKQDLLSRFLAAGLGEEAVRDSVISFIMAGRDTTSAAMTWLFWLLSENDDVKNKILEEVRNKGSLGLGFEDLREMSYTKACLCEAMRLYPPVAWDSKHAADDDVLPDGTRVRKGDKVTYFPYGMGRMERVWGQDWDEFKPNRWFEEEPNYGTKPVLRSVSSFKFPVFQAGPRICIGKEMAFTQMKYVVGSVLSRFEIIPVSKNRPIFVPLLTAHMAGGLKVKIKRREHK; encoded by the coding sequence ATGGAAATTCTCATTACATCTTTCTTCCTATTTCTAATATTAGGGCTTATCCTAATCTTCTCATTTTCAACAAAAGCTCTAGAGAAAACACATACCATATCCTCCTCCAAGCCGACGTCGTATCCACTCATTGGCTCTATCCTCTCCTTCAACAAGAACCGCCACCGTCTTCTCCAATGGTACACCGATCTCCTCCGTCTCTCTCCCTCTCAGACCATCACCATCGACCTCCTCTTCAACCGCCGCACCATTGTCACGGCCAACCCGGAAAACGTCGAGCACATTCTCAAAACGAACTTTTCTAACTTCCCTAAAGGCAAGCCTTTCACCGAACTCCTCGGAGACCTACTCGGCGGCGGAATCTTTAACTCGGACGGCGAGCAATGGAGCTCGCAGCGTAAACTCGCCAGCCACGAGTTTACAATGCGTTCTCTCAGAGAGTTTACTTTCGAGATCCTCCGTGAAGAAGTCGAAAACCGCCTCGTCCCAGTGCTTTCCTCAGCCGCGAACTACGACGGAGGAGGGACGGTGGATCTTCAGGAGATTCTAAAACGTTTTGCTTTCGATGTGGTTTGTAAAGTCTCATTGGGTTGGGATCCGGATTGTTTGGACTTAACCCGACCCGTTCCAGCTTTGGTCGAGGCGTTTGATGTAGCGGCGGCGATAAGCGCTCGCCGCGCGACGGAGCCGGTTAACGCCGTGTGGAAGCTTAAGCGTTTGTTGAACGTAGGGAGCGAAAGGAGGCTTAGAGAAGCGATTAAGACTGTACACGTGTCTGTCTCCGAGATCATACGTGCCAAGAAGAAGAGTCTCGCTATAGGTGGTGACGTGTCAGACAAGCAGGACCTCTTGTCGAGGTTTCTCGCAGCCGGGCTTGGCGAGGAAGCTGTTAGAGACTCCGTGATCAGCTTCATCATGGCGGGAAGGGACACAACGTCGGCGGCAATGACGTGGCTGTTCTGGTTGTTGAGTGAAAATGATGACGTGAAGAACAAGATTCTCGAAGAAGTGAGGAACAAGGGATCTTTAGGGTTGGGATTTGAGGATTTGAGAGAGATGAGTTACACGAAAGCTTGTCTATGCGAAGCAATGAGGCTTTACCCACCAGTGGCGTGGGACTCAAAGCATGCAGCAGACGACGACGTTTTACCAGACGGGACACGTGTTAGAAAAGGAGACAAAGTTACTTATTTTCCTTACGGTATGGGAAGGATGGAGAGAGTGTGGGGTCAAGACTGGGACGAGTTTAAACCGAACCGATGGTTTGAGGAAGAGCCAAATTACGGTACAAAACCGGTTTTGAGAAGTGTGAGCTCGTTCAAGTTTCCGGTTTTCCAAGCTGGACCAAGGATTTGCATAGGGAAAGAAATGGCGTTTACGCAGATGAAATACGTGGTTGGTTCTGTTTTGAGTCGGTTTGAGATTATACCGGTTAGTAAGAACCGGCCAATATTTGTTCCTCTCCTTACGGCTCACATGGCTGGTGGGTTAAAGGTGAAGATCAAGAGGAGAGAGCATAAATAA